A region of Pseudomonas saponiphila DNA encodes the following proteins:
- the rnr gene encoding ribonuclease R, whose protein sequence is MADWQSLDPEAAREAEKYENPIPSRELILQHLADRGSPASREQLVEEFGLTTEDQLEALRRRLRAMERDAQLIYTRRGTYAPVDKLDLILGRISGHRDGFGFLVPDDGSDDLFMSPAQMRLVFDGDRALARVSGLDRRGRREGVIVEVVSRAHESIVGRYFEEGGIGFVVADNPKIQQEVLVTPGRNANAKIGQFVEVKITHWPTPRFQPQGDVIEVVGNYMAPGMEIDVALRTYDIPHVWPEAVLKEAAKLKPEVEEKDKEKRIDLRDLPFVTIDGEDARDFDDAVFCEAKPGKLRLFGGGWKLYVAIADVSSYVKIGSALDAEAQVRGNSVYFPERVIPMLPEQLSNGLCSLNPKVDRLAMVCEMTISKSGEMTDYQFYEAVIHSKARLTYNKVSTMLEQPKTSEAKQLRGEYGDVLPHLKQLYALYKVLLGARHTRGAIDFETQETRIIFGSERKIAEIRPTTRNDAHKLIEECMLAANVATAEFLKKHEIPALYRVHDGPPPERLEKLRAFLGELGLSLHKGKDGPTPKDYQALLETIKDRPDYHLIQTVMLRSLSQAVYSADNQGHFGLNYEAYTHFTSPIRRYPDLLTHRAIRSVIHSKQDTPHVRRAGAMTIPKARIYPYDEATLEQLGEQCSMSERRADEATRDVVNWLKCEFMKDRVGESFPGVITAVTGFGLFVELTDIYVEGLVHVTALPGDYYHFDPVHHRLAGERTGRSFRLGDTVEVRVMRVDLDERKIDFEMAEKTINAPIGRKKRGAADVPASKAVEEPEPAKAGRRSSTKEKAVEAYRPSDAAAKNAEVRKSREMKRALLAEAKSGGKAASGGKSGKSAPARDSDRPAKPSKHRKGPPKAGSASGAKSGGARKPKAKS, encoded by the coding sequence ATGGCCGATTGGCAGTCCCTCGATCCCGAGGCCGCTCGTGAAGCGGAAAAATACGAAAACCCTATTCCTAGCCGCGAACTCATCCTCCAGCACCTTGCTGACCGGGGGTCGCCTGCTAGTCGCGAGCAATTGGTAGAAGAGTTCGGTCTGACCACAGAGGACCAGCTCGAAGCCCTGCGCCGCCGCCTGCGCGCCATGGAGCGCGACGCTCAACTGATCTATACCCGCCGCGGCACTTATGCGCCGGTAGACAAGCTTGACCTGATCCTGGGTCGTATCAGCGGCCACCGCGACGGCTTCGGCTTCCTGGTGCCGGATGACGGCAGTGATGACCTGTTCATGAGTCCGGCGCAAATGCGTCTGGTGTTCGACGGCGACCGCGCCCTGGCCCGGGTTTCCGGCCTGGATCGTCGTGGTCGTCGCGAAGGTGTTATCGTCGAAGTGGTGTCCCGTGCCCATGAAAGCATCGTGGGTCGTTACTTCGAAGAGGGTGGCATCGGCTTCGTGGTGGCGGATAACCCGAAGATCCAGCAGGAAGTGCTGGTCACTCCCGGCCGCAATGCCAATGCCAAGATCGGTCAGTTCGTTGAGGTGAAAATCACGCACTGGCCAACGCCGCGCTTTCAGCCGCAAGGCGACGTGATTGAAGTAGTGGGCAACTACATGGCTCCAGGCATGGAGATCGATGTTGCCCTGCGGACCTACGATATCCCCCATGTCTGGCCCGAAGCCGTGCTCAAGGAAGCCGCAAAGCTCAAGCCGGAAGTGGAAGAGAAGGACAAAGAGAAGCGCATCGACCTGCGTGACCTGCCTTTCGTCACCATCGACGGCGAAGACGCCCGCGACTTCGACGACGCGGTGTTCTGCGAAGCCAAGCCCGGCAAGCTGCGTCTGTTTGGTGGTGGCTGGAAACTGTACGTGGCGATTGCCGACGTCTCCAGCTACGTGAAGATTGGTTCGGCCCTGGACGCCGAAGCCCAGGTGCGTGGCAACTCGGTGTATTTCCCCGAGCGGGTGATCCCGATGTTGCCGGAGCAGTTGTCCAATGGCCTGTGCTCGCTGAACCCGAAAGTCGATCGCCTGGCGATGGTCTGCGAGATGACTATCTCCAAGTCCGGCGAGATGACCGACTACCAGTTCTATGAAGCGGTGATCCACTCCAAGGCGCGTCTGACCTACAACAAGGTCAGCACCATGCTCGAGCAGCCGAAAACCAGCGAAGCCAAGCAGCTGCGCGGCGAATATGGCGATGTACTGCCACACCTCAAGCAGCTGTATGCGCTGTACAAGGTGCTGCTCGGTGCCCGCCATACTCGTGGCGCCATCGACTTCGAAACCCAGGAAACCCGGATCATCTTCGGCTCCGAGCGCAAGATCGCCGAAATTCGGCCGACTACCCGCAACGATGCCCACAAGCTGATCGAGGAGTGCATGCTGGCGGCCAACGTGGCCACTGCCGAGTTCCTCAAGAAGCATGAGATCCCGGCGTTGTACCGGGTGCACGACGGTCCTCCGCCAGAGCGTCTGGAAAAGCTCCGCGCCTTCCTGGGCGAACTGGGCCTGTCCCTGCATAAAGGCAAGGACGGTCCGACGCCCAAGGACTACCAGGCACTGCTGGAAACCATCAAGGATCGTCCGGATTACCACCTGATCCAGACCGTGATGCTGCGCTCCCTGAGCCAGGCGGTGTACAGCGCCGATAACCAGGGTCACTTCGGGCTGAATTATGAAGCCTATACCCACTTCACTTCGCCGATCCGTCGCTACCCTGACCTGCTGACCCATAGGGCCATCCGCAGTGTGATTCACTCCAAGCAAGACACGCCGCACGTGCGTCGAGCTGGAGCGATGACCATTCCCAAGGCGCGTATCTATCCGTACGACGAAGCCACCCTGGAGCAGCTCGGCGAACAGTGCTCGATGAGCGAGCGCCGTGCCGACGAAGCCACTCGCGACGTAGTGAACTGGCTCAAATGCGAGTTCATGAAGGATCGCGTCGGCGAATCCTTCCCGGGTGTGATCACTGCGGTGACTGGTTTCGGACTGTTCGTCGAACTAACCGATATCTACGTCGAAGGCCTGGTGCATGTCACCGCCTTGCCGGGCGACTACTACCATTTCGATCCTGTGCATCACCGCCTGGCAGGCGAGCGCACCGGGCGCAGTTTCCGCCTGGGCGACACCGTGGAAGTGCGGGTCATGCGCGTCGATCTGGACGAGCGCAAGATCGACTTCGAGATGGCCGAAAAAACCATCAATGCGCCGATCGGTCGCAAGAAGCGTGGTGCCGCGGACGTGCCTGCAAGCAAGGCGGTGGAAGAGCCAGAGCCAGCCAAGGCCGGGCGTCGCAGCTCCACCAAGGAGAAGGCGGTCGAGGCTTATCGCCCGAGCGACGCGGCGGCGAAAAACGCCGAAGTACGCAAAAGCCGCGAAATGAAGCGCGCGCTACTGGCTGAAGCCAAAAGCGGTGGTAAAGCGGCGTCTGGGGGAAAGTCCGGTAAATCGGCTCCGGCCAGAGACAGCGACCGTCCAGCCAAGCCGAGCAAACATCGTAAGGGGCCGCCCAAGGCGGGCTCTGCTTCCGGCGCGAAAAGCGGCGGAGCGCGCAAACCTAAGGCCAAGTCATGA
- the rlmB gene encoding 23S rRNA (guanosine(2251)-2'-O)-methyltransferase RlmB, with translation MSQLEKIYGVHAVEALLRHHPKRVKQIWLAEGRSDPRVQVLVDLAAQNRVSVGQAERREMDAWVEGVHQGVVAEVSPSQVWGEAMLDELLDRTEGAPLLLVLDGVTDPHNLGACLRTADAAGALAVLVPKDKSATLTPTVRKVACGAAEVIPLVAVTNLARTLEKLQQRGLWIVGTAGEAEQELYDQDLTGPTIIIMGAEGKGMRRLTREHCDYLVRLPMAGSVSSLNVSVATGVCLFEAMRQRSVKASAARK, from the coding sequence ATGAGTCAGTTGGAAAAGATCTACGGCGTGCATGCTGTAGAAGCGTTGCTGCGCCACCATCCCAAGCGGGTCAAGCAGATTTGGCTGGCGGAAGGGCGCAGTGATCCACGGGTTCAAGTGTTGGTGGATCTGGCGGCGCAGAACCGCGTCTCGGTCGGCCAGGCCGAGCGTCGTGAAATGGATGCCTGGGTTGAAGGCGTGCACCAGGGCGTGGTGGCTGAAGTCAGCCCGAGCCAGGTGTGGGGCGAGGCGATGCTCGATGAGCTGCTGGACCGTACCGAAGGCGCGCCGCTGTTGCTGGTGCTGGACGGTGTGACCGACCCGCATAACCTTGGCGCCTGCCTGCGCACCGCCGACGCGGCCGGTGCCCTGGCGGTGCTGGTGCCCAAGGACAAGTCGGCAACCCTGACTCCAACCGTGCGCAAAGTGGCTTGCGGCGCTGCGGAAGTGATTCCGCTGGTGGCGGTGACCAATCTGGCCCGCACTCTGGAGAAGCTCCAGCAGCGCGGCCTGTGGATCGTCGGCACTGCCGGCGAGGCCGAACAGGAGCTGTATGACCAGGACCTGACCGGCCCGACCATCATCATCATGGGCGCCGAGGGCAAAGGCATGCGGCGCCTGACCCGCGAGCACTGCGACTACCTGGTGCGCCTGCCGATGGCCGGCAGCGTCAGCAGCCTCAACGTCTCGGTGGCCACCGGCGTCTGCCTGTTCGAAGCCATGCGCCAACGTAGCGTCAAGGCTTCGGCTGCGCGCAAGTAA
- the rpsF gene encoding 30S ribosomal protein S6: MRHYEIIFLVHPDQSEQVGGMVERYTKLIEEDGGKIHRLEDWGRRQLAYAINNVHKAHYVMLNVECTGKALAELEDNFRYNDAVIRNLVIRREEAITGQSEMLKAEENRSERRERRDRPEHADSADGDDSDNSDASDNADE, translated from the coding sequence ATGCGTCATTACGAAATCATCTTTTTGGTCCACCCGGATCAAAGCGAGCAAGTCGGCGGCATGGTTGAGCGTTACACCAAGCTGATCGAAGAAGACGGCGGCAAAATCCACCGTCTGGAAGACTGGGGCCGTCGTCAACTGGCCTACGCAATCAACAATGTTCACAAGGCTCACTACGTGATGCTGAACGTTGAGTGCACCGGTAAAGCCCTGGCTGAACTGGAAGACAACTTCCGTTACAACGATGCTGTGATCCGTAACCTGGTCATCCGTCGCGAAGAAGCCATCACTGGCCAATCCGAGATGCTCAAGGCTGAAGAAAACCGCAGTGAGCGCCGTGAGCGTCGTGACCGTCCTGAGCATGCTGACAGCGCCGATGGCGATGACAGCGACAACAGCGACGCCAGCGATAACGCTGACGAGTAA
- the rpsR gene encoding 30S ribosomal protein S18 produces MARFFRRRKFCRFTAEDVKEIDYKDLNTLKAYVSETGKIVPSRITGTKARYQRQLATAIKRARFLALLAYTDSHGR; encoded by the coding sequence ATGGCACGTTTCTTCCGTCGTCGTAAATTCTGCCGCTTCACCGCTGAAGACGTGAAAGAGATCGATTACAAAGATCTCAACACCCTGAAAGCCTACGTATCCGAGACCGGCAAAATCGTTCCAAGCCGCATCACCGGTACCAAAGCTCGTTATCAGCGTCAGCTGGCCACCGCTATCAAGCGCGCCCGCTTCCTGGCCCTGCTGGCCTACACCGACAGCCACGGCCGCTGA
- the rplI gene encoding 50S ribosomal protein L9: MELILLEKIANLGNLGDKVNVKAGYGRNYLLPFGKATAATAANLAAFEARRAELEKLAAEKKASAETRAAQLAELEVTITATAGDEGKLFGSIGTHDIADALTASGVEVAKSEVRLPNGTIRNVGEFDVAVHLHAEVEATVRVVVVAA, from the coding sequence ATGGAACTGATCCTGCTGGAAAAAATCGCCAACCTGGGCAACCTGGGCGATAAGGTAAACGTTAAGGCTGGTTACGGCCGTAACTACCTGCTGCCTTTCGGCAAAGCCACCGCTGCTACCGCTGCCAACCTGGCTGCGTTCGAAGCGCGTCGTGCCGAGCTGGAAAAACTGGCTGCAGAGAAGAAGGCTTCTGCCGAAACTCGCGCTGCGCAACTGGCTGAGCTGGAAGTGACCATCACTGCCACCGCCGGTGACGAAGGCAAGCTGTTCGGTTCGATCGGCACCCACGACATCGCTGATGCACTGACCGCCTCGGGCGTTGAAGTGGCAAAAAGCGAAGTTCGTCTGCCGAACGGCACCATCCGCAACGTAGGTGAATTCGACGTAGCCGTGCACCTGCACGCTGAAGTTGAAGCAACCGTACGCGTTGTCGTGGTGGCTGCTTAA
- the dnaB gene encoding replicative DNA helicase, producing MNDISAPEQYDLQTAALKVPPHSIEAEQAVLGGLMLDNNAWERVLDQVSDGDFYRHDHRLIFRAIAKLADQNMPIDVVTLSEQLDKEGQTSQVGGLGYLGELAKNTPSVANIKAYAQIVRQRATLRQLIGISTEIADSAFNPEGRTAEEILDEAERQIFQIAEARPKTGGPVGVNELLTKAIDRIDTLFNTDNAITGLSTGYTDLDEKTSGLQPADLIIVAGRPSMGKTTFAMNLVENAVLRSDKAVLVYSLEMPGESLIMRMLSSLGRIDQTKVRSGQLEDDDWPRLTSAVNLLNDRKLFIDDTAGISPSEMRARTRRLVREHGDIALIMIDYLQLMQIPGSSGDNRTNEISEISRSLKALAKEFNCPVVALSQLNRSLEQRPNKRPVNSDLRESGAIEQDADVIMFVYRDEVYHPETEHKGIAEIIIGKQRNGPIGFIRLAFIGKYTRFENLAPGSYNFDDDE from the coding sequence ATGAACGATATCTCCGCTCCCGAGCAATACGATCTGCAAACCGCCGCCCTGAAGGTGCCGCCGCATTCCATCGAGGCCGAACAGGCCGTGCTCGGTGGTCTGATGCTGGACAACAACGCCTGGGAACGCGTGTTGGATCAAGTGTCCGACGGCGATTTCTACCGGCATGACCACCGTTTGATCTTCCGCGCCATCGCCAAGCTGGCCGACCAGAACATGCCGATCGACGTGGTCACTCTGTCCGAGCAGCTGGACAAGGAAGGCCAGACTTCGCAGGTCGGCGGCCTGGGCTATCTGGGTGAGCTGGCGAAGAACACCCCGTCGGTGGCCAACATCAAGGCCTATGCGCAGATCGTTCGCCAGCGGGCGACCCTGCGCCAGCTGATCGGCATCAGCACCGAGATCGCCGACAGCGCCTTCAACCCCGAAGGTCGCACCGCCGAGGAGATCCTCGACGAGGCCGAGCGGCAGATCTTCCAGATCGCCGAAGCGCGGCCCAAGACCGGCGGCCCGGTGGGGGTCAACGAACTGCTGACCAAGGCCATCGACCGCATCGATACCCTGTTCAACACCGACAACGCCATCACCGGCCTGTCCACCGGCTACACCGACCTCGACGAGAAGACCAGCGGCCTGCAGCCGGCCGACTTGATCATCGTCGCCGGCCGTCCGTCCATGGGTAAGACCACCTTCGCCATGAACCTGGTGGAAAACGCGGTACTGCGCAGCGACAAGGCGGTGCTGGTGTACTCCCTGGAGATGCCAGGTGAATCGCTGATCATGCGTATGCTGTCTTCCCTGGGCCGCATCGACCAGACCAAGGTCCGTTCAGGCCAGCTGGAAGACGATGACTGGCCGCGCCTGACCTCGGCGGTCAACCTGCTCAACGACCGCAAGCTGTTCATCGATGACACCGCGGGCATCAGCCCCTCGGAAATGCGTGCGCGGACCCGGCGCCTAGTGCGCGAGCACGGCGATATCGCCCTGATCATGATCGACTACCTGCAGCTGATGCAGATCCCGGGGTCCAGCGGTGACAACCGGACCAACGAGATTTCCGAGATCTCCCGCTCCCTCAAGGCCCTGGCCAAGGAATTCAACTGCCCGGTGGTAGCCCTGTCCCAGCTCAACCGCTCCCTGGAACAACGTCCCAACAAGCGCCCGGTGAACTCCGACTTGCGGGAATCCGGAGCGATCGAGCAGGACGCCGACGTGATCATGTTCGTATACCGGGACGAGGTGTATCACCCGGAAACCGAGCACAAGGGCATTGCCGAAATCATCATCGGCAAGCAGCGGAACGGCCCGATCGGTTTTATCCGCCTGGCGTTCATCGGCAAGTACACCCGCTTCGAGAACCTTGCGCCGGGCAGTTACAACTTCGACGACGACGAATAA
- a CDS encoding YgiQ family radical SAM protein: protein MQAAKPLFDYPKYWAECFGPAPFLPMSREEMDQLGWDSCDIIIVTGDAYVDHPSFGMAIIGRLLESQGFRVGIIAQPNWQSKDDFMKLGEPNLFFGVAAGNMDSMINRYTADKKVRSDDAYTPGGLAGKRPDRASLVYSQRCKEAYKHVPIVLGGIEASLRRIAHYDYWQDRVRNSILIDASADILLYGNAERAIVEVAQRLSYGHKIEDITDVRGTAFIRRDTPKDWYEVDSTRIDRPGKIDKIINPYVNTQDTAACAIEQEKGPAEDPNEAKVVQILASPRMTRDKTVIRLPSMEKVRNDPVLYAHANRVLHLETNPGNARALVQKHGEVDVWFNPPPIPMTTEEMDYVFGMPYQRIPHPAYGKEKIPAYEMIRFSVNIMRGCFGGCTFCSITEHEGRIIQNRSEESIIREIEEIRDKVPGFTGVISDLGGPTANMYRIACKSPEIESACRKPSCVFPGICPNLNTDHSSLIQLYRSARALPGVKKILIASGLRYDLAVESPEYVKELVTHHVGGYLKIAPEHTEEGPLNQMMKPGIGTYDRFKRMFEKYSKEAGKEQYLIPYFIAAHPGTTDEDMMNLALWLKGNGFRADQVQAFYPSPMATATAMYHSGKNPLRKVTYKSDGVTIVKSEEQRRLHKAFLRYHDPKGWPMLREALLRMGRGDLIGPGKHQLIPAHQPATDSYQSARRKNSTPAGSHKVAKETRILTQHTGLPPRGSDGGNAWDKREQAKAAAFARNKQAAKERADAAKGKGKKPTRKPVVPR, encoded by the coding sequence ATGCAAGCAGCCAAGCCGTTATTTGACTATCCCAAGTACTGGGCCGAATGTTTCGGGCCAGCGCCATTCCTGCCCATGAGCAGGGAGGAGATGGATCAGCTCGGCTGGGATTCCTGCGACATCATCATCGTCACCGGTGATGCCTACGTCGATCACCCGTCATTCGGCATGGCGATCATCGGCCGGCTGCTGGAGTCCCAGGGCTTTCGCGTGGGGATCATTGCCCAGCCCAACTGGCAGTCCAAAGACGACTTCATGAAGCTCGGCGAACCGAACCTGTTCTTCGGTGTCGCCGCCGGCAACATGGACTCGATGATCAACCGCTACACCGCCGACAAGAAAGTCCGCTCCGACGACGCCTATACCCCCGGCGGCCTGGCGGGCAAGCGCCCGGACCGCGCCAGCCTGGTGTACAGCCAGCGTTGCAAGGAAGCCTACAAGCATGTGCCGATCGTCCTCGGCGGCATCGAAGCCTCCCTGCGCCGCATCGCCCACTACGACTACTGGCAGGACCGGGTGCGCAACTCGATCCTGATCGACGCCAGCGCCGACATCCTGCTGTACGGCAACGCTGAGCGGGCCATCGTCGAAGTGGCCCAGCGCCTGTCCTATGGCCACAAGATCGAAGACATCACCGACGTGCGCGGCACCGCCTTCATCCGCCGCGACACGCCCAAGGACTGGTACGAAGTGGACTCCACCCGTATCGACCGCCCGGGCAAGATCGACAAGATCATCAACCCCTACGTCAACACCCAGGACACCGCCGCCTGCGCCATCGAGCAGGAAAAAGGCCCGGCCGAAGATCCCAACGAAGCCAAGGTCGTGCAGATCCTCGCCAGCCCGCGCATGACCCGGGACAAGACCGTGATCCGCCTGCCGTCCATGGAGAAGGTGCGCAACGATCCGGTCCTGTACGCCCACGCCAACCGCGTGCTGCACCTGGAAACCAACCCGGGCAACGCCCGTGCCCTGGTGCAGAAACATGGCGAAGTGGACGTGTGGTTCAACCCGCCGCCCATTCCCATGACCACCGAGGAAATGGACTACGTGTTCGGCATGCCGTATCAGCGCATCCCGCACCCGGCCTATGGCAAGGAAAAGATCCCCGCCTACGAGATGATCCGCTTCTCGGTGAACATCATGCGTGGCTGCTTCGGCGGCTGTACCTTCTGCTCCATCACCGAGCACGAAGGGCGGATCATCCAGAACCGTTCCGAAGAGTCGATCATTCGCGAGATCGAAGAAATTCGCGACAAGGTGCCCGGCTTTACCGGGGTGATTTCCGACCTCGGCGGCCCGACCGCGAACATGTACCGCATCGCCTGCAAGAGCCCGGAAATCGAATCCGCGTGCCGCAAGCCGTCCTGCGTGTTCCCCGGCATCTGCCCGAACCTGAACACCGACCACTCGTCGCTGATCCAGCTGTACCGCAGCGCCCGCGCCCTGCCCGGGGTGAAGAAGATCCTCATCGCCTCCGGCCTGCGTTACGACCTGGCGGTGGAATCGCCGGAGTACGTCAAGGAGCTGGTGACCCACCACGTTGGCGGCTACCTGAAGATCGCCCCGGAACACACCGAGGAAGGCCCGCTCAACCAGATGATGAAGCCGGGCATCGGCACCTATGACCGCTTCAAGCGCATGTTCGAGAAGTACTCCAAGGAAGCGGGCAAGGAGCAGTACCTGATTCCGTACTTCATCGCTGCCCACCCGGGCACCACCGATGAAGACATGATGAACCTGGCTTTGTGGCTCAAGGGCAACGGCTTCCGTGCCGACCAGGTGCAGGCGTTCTACCCGTCGCCGATGGCCACCGCCACGGCCATGTACCACTCGGGCAAGAACCCGCTGCGCAAGGTCACCTACAAGAGCGACGGCGTGACCATCGTCAAGAGCGAGGAGCAGCGCCGCCTGCACAAGGCGTTCCTGCGCTACCACGATCCGAAGGGCTGGCCGATGCTGCGCGAGGCTCTGCTGCGCATGGGCCGTGGCGACCTGATCGGCCCGGGCAAGCACCAGCTGATCCCGGCCCACCAACCGGCCACCGACAGCTACCAGAGCGCGCGGCGCAAGAACTCGACGCCGGCCGGCAGCCACAAGGTGGCCAAGGAAACCCGGATCCTCACCCAGCACACCGGCCTGCCACCGCGTGGCAGCGACGGCGGCAATGCCTGGGACAAGCGCGAACAGGCCAAGGCCGCAGCGTTCGCCCGCAACAAGCAGGCCGCCAAGGAGCGAGCCGACGCTGCCAAGGGCAAAGGCAAGAAGCCGACCCGCAAGCCGGTGGTACCGCGCTAG
- a CDS encoding NAD synthetase produces MNPVTSSLAAIGMDSSPSQFLARQRIESQINLPRLFAAIDADPSIVGAGVVYIDADFNVVTLREFKPICSITPKRIILREAKKYIAPQQFVDQVKNNPRESRLATESFNTTLSCTAAVIGWLVVFSGSIAVPFTAGASAWMVGLGVTVAAAGTAQCAIGGARVINEIQDPAANDRMDDAEWYNAVSPILDGISLVGVGGSALTTVKLLKASKASGIGKSWTQLLKGLNRQERAKLTKELLSLRDPSLTPKLLKLQQRAGGLPKRYSSAQIKHATLTQMKDALGAALSTAGSYSSGNLGTVKTLAVGLYEEFDQ; encoded by the coding sequence ATGAATCCCGTGACCAGCTCGTTAGCCGCCATCGGCATGGACTCCAGCCCTTCGCAGTTTCTTGCCCGCCAACGTATCGAAAGCCAGATCAACCTGCCGCGCCTGTTCGCTGCCATAGACGCCGATCCATCGATTGTCGGCGCCGGGGTGGTGTACATCGATGCCGACTTCAACGTGGTGACCCTGCGCGAATTCAAGCCGATCTGCAGTATCACGCCCAAGCGCATCATCCTGCGGGAGGCGAAGAAGTACATCGCGCCCCAGCAGTTCGTCGATCAAGTGAAGAACAACCCCCGGGAATCCCGCCTGGCCACGGAATCGTTCAACACCACGCTGTCCTGCACCGCCGCGGTCATCGGCTGGCTGGTGGTGTTCAGTGGCAGTATCGCCGTGCCGTTCACCGCCGGCGCCAGCGCCTGGATGGTCGGGCTGGGGGTCACCGTCGCCGCGGCGGGCACCGCCCAGTGCGCCATCGGTGGCGCCCGGGTGATCAATGAGATCCAGGATCCGGCGGCCAACGACCGCATGGACGACGCCGAGTGGTACAACGCCGTGTCGCCGATCCTCGACGGCATCTCGCTGGTGGGCGTCGGCGGTTCGGCGCTGACCACGGTCAAGCTGCTCAAGGCCAGCAAGGCTTCCGGCATCGGCAAAAGCTGGACGCAGTTGCTCAAGGGCCTGAATCGCCAGGAGCGGGCCAAACTGACCAAGGAGTTGCTCAGCCTGCGCGACCCCAGCCTGACGCCCAAATTGCTCAAGTTGCAGCAACGGGCAGGGGGGCTGCCCAAGCGCTACTCGTCGGCGCAGATCAAGCACGCCACCCTGACGCAGATGAAGGATGCCCTGGGCGCCGCCCTGAGCACCGCCGGCAGTTACAGCTCCGGCAACCTCGGCACGGTGAAGACCCTGGCGGTGGGCCTCTACGAGGAGTTCGACCAGTGA